The following proteins are co-located in the Macadamia integrifolia cultivar HAES 741 chromosome 3, SCU_Mint_v3, whole genome shotgun sequence genome:
- the LOC122074222 gene encoding uncharacterized protein LOC122074222 encodes MRATNPTPTWEDFKETFFWNYFPDSFWDRRESEFSNLVQGSRSVLEYKQRYEELYCFTPEHIQNDRAKAKKFEKGLSPSISSTMVGLKLQIYTEVVQVAKSLEDRHRDNFSAQKGMWKRPMVSSDSRGANKLSRGPYINPTSVQSRNPEASQASQSSCSRGLSQSVGSNLRSIPFVHVTNICKKDGNST; translated from the exons ATGAGGGCAACGAACCCAACCCCGACTTGGGAAGACTTCAAGGAGACCTTCTTTTGGAACTACTTCCCTGATAGCTTTTGGGATAGGagggagagtgagttctccaatTTGGTTCAAGGGTCCCGATCAGTGCTAGAATACAAACAAAGGTATGAGGAGCTATACTGCTTCACTCCAGAGCACATTCAGAATGACAGggccaaggccaagaagtttgaaAAAGGGTTGAGTCCAAGTATCAGTTCTACTATGGTTGGGTTGAAGTTGCAGATATATACTgaagtggtccaagtggccaagtcccTTGAAGACCGACATAGGGACAATTTCTCGGCCCAGAAAGGAATGTGGAAGAGGCCCATGGTGTCCTCTGATTCTAGGGGAGCCAACAAGCTATCAAGAGgtccttatatcaacccaacttcaGTCCAGTCAAGAAATCCTGAAGCAAGTCAAGCCTCCCAGTCCTCCTGCTCCCGTGGTCTATCTCAGTCGGTGGGCTCAAACCTCAG GAGCATCCCATTTGTTCATGT